In Paraburkholderia youngii, the genomic stretch ACGCCACGAACAGGGCTGCCGATCCCCCAACCAGTCCCGCGCCGACTATAACGATCTTGGCCTGCCGCATCGCGAACCTCGTCAAGTTCGGGTTTCACCCCCGAAGCATAGTCGCACGCGCGCGTTTGTCATCAATCAGACCTTAGTCCTACACGGCGGCCGCACGTTTTTCCGCCTCTGGAGAGAAGGCGAGCGCTCGGTGAGTTGCGGCGACATCGGTTGCCCGGCACGCCGCGCGCCTGCGAACTGGTGCCTGAATTCAACCGGTGTCATGGCCTTGGCGGCTTTGAATTGCCGGTTGAAATTCGCCACGTTTGCAAACCCGGAGCGTGTCGCAATGACGGAAATCGGCGCTTGCGTGTCCGTCAACATCCGGCACGCGTGGCCGATTCGCACACGCGTCACGTAGCGCCCGACGCTCTCGCCAAGATGCTGCGTGAAATGCCGCGTCAAAGAGCGCTCGGACAGCCCCGACGCCTTGGCAAGCGCGGAAAGCCGCAGCGGATGCGCGAACTGTGTCTCGATCAATGCGAGCGCGCGATTGAGCTGATCGGATTCGTGGCCAGTGGCTGCGCCGGTCCGCGCAGCGAATGCGCTTGGGGATGCGAGCGGCGTGGCGGGAAGCGTCGACAGCAGATCCAGCACGTCGAGCGCCGCCTGCAAGCGTTCGCGCGGTTTGTCGGACAGCAGGCGGTCCAGGTGCTCGCGCATGCGCGTGCCGGCACCCTCTTCGAATGCGAGGCCGCAGGCCGCTCTGCGCAACAGGTCGCAGAGGCTGTTGTATTCGGGGCAGACATCGGCGAGTCGCCGCAACCACGCGCCGTCGAACCAGACGACGATCGCGACCTGCGGGTGCGCCGCGTCGATCGAGCGGTTCGAGGCCCAGGTGTGCGGCAGATTCGGCGGCACCAGCACCAGATCGTCCGCGCCGTAGGTCGCGACCGAGTCGCCGATGTACCGCTTGCCCTGACTGTTCATCGTCAACGTCAGCTCGTACTCGGGATGGTGGTGCCATTCGAAAGGGATGCGGGGCAGCCGGCGGTGATAAACCCTGACCGAACAGTCCCGGCCAAAATCCACATGTTCGAAAGCGGCTTTCATGTCCGAAATCGTCAAATCTTTGACCGGATAGTATCACGCGCGCACTTCTCGTTCGCGTACGCTTCAAGCATCAGAAACCCCATGGAGACGATGCAATGGCCTTGCAAATCGACGATCTGCCGGCAGCCAGCCGTCAAGCGAAGCGCGAACTGCGCGCAATGCTGCCGAACTACCGTGAAGTGTTCGCCGACGTCGCAGCGGCGATGACGAAGGAGGCCGAGCGAATCGCAACGCTGCGTGAGCGCGGCGAGCCGGTGATTCCGGAAATCCAGTTCGCCGACATCGTCGCGAACCGCGTCACCGACGAGCAGATCGCGCTCGTCAAAGCTCGCGGCGCCTGCGTGATCCGCAGGGTGTTCGACCGGTCGCTCGTCGAGCAATGGGATCAGGACATCGCGGAATACGTCGAGCGCAACGACCTCGACGCCAAGCTGCTGAATCGCGCGGAAGACAAGTACTTCGGCCAGCTCGCTTCGAGCAAGCCGCAAATCTACGGCGTGTACTGGTCGAAGCCGCAGGTGCTCGCGCGCCAGTCGAGCGCGCTCACCCAGGCCCGCGTGTTCCTGAACCGGCTGTGGCGCACCGAGAGCGAAGGGCGCGTGCATTTCGATCCGAACCATGTGCCGGTGTATGCGGACCGCCTGCGTCGCCGGCCGCCCGGATCGGAATCGCTCGGATTGTCCGCCCATTGCGACGGTGGTTCGGTCGAGCGCTGGATCGAGCCGAATTTCCGCAATGTCTATCGCCATGTGTTCTCTGGCCACTGGCGCGACTACGATCCGTTCGATGCCGCGTGGCGCACCGAAGTCGAGGAGATCGCTTCGCCGGCCGTCTGTTCGATGTTCCGCACGTTCCAGGGCTGGACCGCGCTGACGCCGCAAGGTCCGGGCGACGGCACACTGCAATTGGTGCCGATGGCGAACTCGATGGTCTACATCCTGTTGCGCGCGCTTCAGGATGATGTTGCCGAAGACGATCTGTGCGGAGCGATGCCGGGGCGCGCGCTGTCGATCAAGTCCGAGTATCACGCGCCGCTGTTTCATGCGCTGTCGTCGATTCCGTTGATGCAGGCGGGCGACACCGTGTTCTGGCATAGCGACGTCATTCACGCGGTCGAGGACGAGCATCGCGGCAACGGTTATAGCAACGTGATGTATATCGCTTCGCTGCCGGCCTGCGCGAAAAACGATGCGTACCTGAAGCGGCAACTGCCGAGCTTTCTCGAAGGCAGGAGCGCGCCGGATTTTCCGGCCGATAACTTCGAAGTCGATTTCGTCGGCCGCGCGACGGCGGACGATCTCACCGAGCTTGGCCGTGCGCAGATGGGCTTCGATTCGTGAGCGGAAAGGACATGGCTGCCTCTGGACCGGGAGCGGAACTTGCTGCCATTTCAGCATGGCAACGACCCAAGGAGGACCGGCCATGGCCACCACACCGAACAAGGACGAAAACCCGCTCCGGCCGGATGAGTCCGACGTCGTGCAGACGGATCTGCCCGACATCGGTCCATCGCAGGATCCGGACGCGCCGCCGCTCGATCCCGACATCGACCCCGATCGCGAAGACGACAAGCCGTAGACGAGCGCATTCGCTCGATAAATAAAATAGATGTGCCGCTGGGCGGTTCAGTGCGGCGTCAATCGTGGCGACGGGCTGATGCCACGGCGCAGCGCGTGAGCGCGGCGTGTCCCTGCGCCGCTACAACTGACTCTCGATCGCGGCTTTGTCGATGACCGACCAGACTTGCTGGATCTTGCCGTCACCGAACTCGTAGAAGACGTTCTCGCAGAACTCGACGCGTTTGCCTTGCACGGGAAGCCCGAGAAACATGCCGATGGGCGTGCAATCGAAATGCAATCGGCTTGCGATATGCGGCGGCTCGCAAACCAGCATCTGAATCTCGAAGTGCAGGTCCGGAATTTCGCGGAAATCTCTTTCCAGCATCTCGCGATAGCCGGGCAAACCGATTCGTTGTCCGTTGTACTTCACCTCTTCACCAACGAAGTCCCGCAGCTTTGACCAGTCCTGCGTGTTCAGACAGGCGATATAGCCGCGGTAGAGTTTCGACAGATTGAATTCGCTCATCGCAATCGTCTTCCATGCCTAGGTAGATAAGCAGATTGTCGGCGATCTGGGATTTAGCGTTGAATGGCGGCTCGGGATCTTCGTCTGAAGCCGCAACCATCCGCTGCAGTCGAACGACCTCGATGCACCCCGCATCACCCTCGCACGGATGCGAGAAACCCTCTCCAGACAAACCCGGATTGCTGCTCCGATTTCGCCACTGTTATCGTTCACTCGACAGTGTGGAAGCGCTTCCACTTAAGCGTTCCCAGTAAGTTCGAACGAGAGCGCATCGAGTTCCGCCACACCCGGTTCAACGACCTCATCGCAGGAGAGAATCCGTGGTAAACAACGCATCCGCAGTCGTCGACGCCGAACAACCAAGCGCTCACGGCGACCCGCATTCCGATCCATTCACACCGCCCGCCGATTCGTCGCTATGGCGCCAGGATTTCCTGCTCGGCGCGGCCACCGCGTCGTATCAGATCGAAGGCGCGGTCAATGAAGACGGCCGCCTGCCGTCGATCTGGGACACGTTCTCGGCCACACCGGGCAAGGTGCTCGCGGGGGACACCGGCGCCGTCGCATGCGATCACTATCATCGCTGGGAACAGGACGTCGATCTGCTCGCGGGCCTCGGCCTCGAAGCGTACCGGCTGTCGACCGCATGGCCGCGTGTGATGGACGAAAACGGCGCGCCGAACCACAAGGGACTCGACTTCTACAAGCGCCTGCTCGGGCGGCTAAAAGAGAAGAACATCACGACTTTCGTCACGCTGTATCACTGGGATCTGCCTCAGCATCTCGAAGATCGCGGCGGCTGGCTCAATCGCGAAACCGCGTACCGTTTCGTCGATTACGCGGATCTGATGAGCCGCGAACTGCACGGCTTCGTCGATGCGTGGGCGACGCTCAACGAACCGTGGTGTTCGGCGTATCTCGGCTACGGCAACGGTCATCACGCACCGGGACTCTCGAACCTGCGTTTCGCCGCGCAGGCCATGCATCATCTGCTGCTCGCGCACGGTCTCGCGATTCCGGTGCTGCGCGCGAACGATCCGCGTTCGCACAAGGGCATCGTCGCGAACGTCGGGCGCGGCACGCCGAATAGCGACAGCGCCGCCGACCGTCGCGCGGCCGAACTGTTCGAAGTTCAGCACAACGCGTGGATTCTCGATCCGCTGTTCAAGGGCGAGTATCCGCAGGACCTGGTCGAGCTGTGGCCGGGCAGCGAGCCGCTGGTGCTCGAAGGTGATCTGCAGACGATCAATACGCCGCTCGATTTCCTCGGCATCAACTATTATTTCCGCACCAACGTGGCGAGCGACGGCGGTCATGGATTCAAGGACGTGCCGCTTGCAGATGTCGAGCGTACGCAGATGGGATGGGAGGTTTACCCCGAGGGTCTTCGCGATCTGCTGACCGGCTTCAAGGACACCTATGCCAATCTGCCGCCGATCTACATCACCGAGAACGGCATGGCATCGGACGACAAGGTCATCGACGGCCGCGTCGAGGACACGCAGCGCATCTCGTTCCTGAAGCGCCATCTCGCCGCGGTCGATCAGGCGATCAAGGCGGGCGTCGACGTGCGCGGCTATTTCCTGTGGTCGCTGATGGACAACTTCGAGTGGGCTTTCGGCTATGAGCGGCGCTTCGGCATCGTGCACGTCGACTACCAGACGCAGAAGCGCACGATTAAACGCAGCGCGGAGCTGGTGTCGAAATTCCTCGAAGATCGCAAGGCGCAGGCGCAATAAACACAATCAAAACGACGCAGCAACGATGTAAAACCGGGTGGAGCTGGTTGGTATTTCGACTTGACACACGGGCGCGGAGCCTGGAGGAGACGGAATGAACAGCAACAGAATGGTCTTGCGAGGCGTAGTTGCGGCACTGGCGCTGTATGGCGTCGTCGCGCACGCGGAGCCGCTCAAGGCTAACGTGATTCACTGGTGGACCTCGGGCGGCGAGTCGGCCGCAATTCGTCAGTTTGCCGTCGCGTACGACAAGGCCGGCGGCCAATGGGTCGACAACGCGGTCGCCGGCGGGGACCAGGCGCGCGCCACCGCGATCAACCGCATCGTCGGCGGCGATCCACCCACAGCCGCACAGTTCAATACGTCAAAGCAGTTCCATGATCTGATCGATCAGGGACTCCTGAATAACGTCGACGACGTCGCCGCGAAAGAAAACTGGAACGGCATTTTTCCGCAATCGATTCTCGACAGCATCCGCGTGAAGGGCCATTTCTACGCGGCGCCGGTCGACATCCATATGCCGGCGTGGTTCTTCTACTCGAAGCCGGTGTTCCAGAAAGCGGGCATCGCGAGCGAGCCCAAAAGCTACGACGAATTCATCGCCGATCTCGGCAAGCTGAAGAGCGCGGGCGTGATTCCGCTCGCGTTCGGCGGCCAGCCGTGGCAGGAGAAGATCACGTTCGACGCGGTGCTCGCCGATGTGGGCGGCCCGGACCTGTATCTGAAGGTCTATCGCGATCACGATCAGAACGCGGTGAATTCCGAGGCGTTCAAGAAGGTGCTCGTGTCGTTCAAGAAGCTGCACGATTTCGTCGACCCGGGCTCGCCTGGCCGCAACTGGAACGACGCGACCGCGCTCGTGACTTCGGGCAAGGCCGGCATTCAGATCATGGGCGACTGGGCAAAGGGCGAGTTCGTCGCGGCGAATCAGACCGCGGGCAAGGACTTCGGCTGCTTCCCGGGCTTCGGTCCGCGTTCGCCGTACCTGGTTGCGGGCGACGTGTTCGTGTTCCCGAAGACCGACAGCGCGTCGGCGATCAAGGCGCAGAATCTGCTCGCCACGGTGATGACCTCACCGACCGCGCAGGTGGCGTTCAGCGCGAAGAAGGGCTCGATTCCGATTCGGGGTGACGTGGATGAAAGCAGCCTCGACATCTGCGCGAAGGAGGGCATCGCGATCATGAAGGACAAGTCGCGCCAGTTGCCGAACCCGGAAATGCTGCTGTCGCCCGATACGCAGGGTGCGCTGACTGACGTCGTGACGAACTTCTGGAACAAGAACGAGTCCGTCGACGACGCGCAGAAAGCGTTCGCCAGCGCACTGAAGGGCTAGGCCTCGCCATGCACGCGCTCAAGCTGCCAGCCGAGGGTTCGAACCCACCGGGCAAGTCGCAACCCAGGCCGCGAAACAAGCCGCTGAACCGGCGGTTTTCGATCGCGGTCTGGCTGGCCTTGCTGCCGATGCTCCTGACCGTCGTGTTCACGTATCTGGGCACGATGGTCTGGACCGCACGCGTGTCGTTCAGCAATTCGCACACGTTTCCGTCGAACGACTTCGCGGGCCTCACGCAGTACGTACGGCTGTTCCACAACGACCGCTGGCTGATGTCGCTGCAGAACATCGTGATCTATGGCGCGTGCTTCATCGTCGCGTGCATGGTGATCGGTTTGCTGCTGGCGATCTTCATCGATCAACGGGTGGTTGCGGAAGGCGCGTTGCGCACGGTGTTTCTGTATCCGTACGCGATGTCGTTCGTTGCGACCGGGCTCGTGTGGCAGTGGATTCTGAATCCCTCGCTCGGGGCGCAGCAGGTGCTGCGCAACCTCGGCTTCCCGCATGCGCGCTTCGACTGGATCGTCGATCAGGACTGGGTCATCTACACGATCGTGATCGCGACCGTCTGGCAGGCTTCGGGCCTCGTGATGGCGCTGCTGCTCGCGGGCTTGCGCGGCATCGACGAAGAGTTGTGGAAAGCCGCGCGCATCGACGGCATTCCACGCTGGCGCGTGTATGCGAGCATCGTGGTGCCGATGCTCGGACCGTCGATCTCGACCGCGTTCGTGTTGCTGTTCGTGATGGTCGTGAAGCTGTACGACGCTGTCGTCGCGATGACCCAGGGCGGCCCCGGCACCGCCAGCGAAGTGCCGGCCAAATTCATCATGGACTATCTGTTCGGACGCGCGAATATCGGCCTTGCGTCGGCAGCATCGATTGTGCTGCTCGCGACGGTGCTCGCGGTTCTCGCGCCATTCTTCTATGCACGCAGCCGTGCGGCGCTGCGCGGGGAGAGAGGATGAACACGCTCGATTCCACGCTCAAAGGCGGCCTGCCGCAGCGCGCGCGCACGCGGCCTCGCCGTTCGGTGTTCTCGCCGGCGCGCCTCGGCATCTACGCGTTCCTGCTGACCGCCGCGGTGTTTTTTCTGTTGCCGCTCTACGTGATGCTGGTCACGTCGGTCAAACCGATGAGCGAAATCCGCCTCGGCAATCTGCTTGGGTTTCCGATGCATTTCACGCTGGACGCGTGGGTTGCCGCATGGCAGTCGGCCTGTACCGGGCTCGATTGCAACGGCATTCGGGTCGGCTTCTGGAACTCGGTGCGCATCGTCGCGCCGAGCACGGTGCTGTCGATCATGGTCGGCGCGGTGAACGGCTACGCGCTGTCGTTCTGGCGGCCGCGCGGCGCGGGCCTGCTGTTCGGCGTGCTGCTGGTCGGCGCGTTCATTCCGGTGCAGGTGATGATCTATCCGCTCGTGCGGGTGCTCGCGAGCGTGCATCTGTTCAGCTCGCTGCCCGGCATCGTGCTGATTCACACGATGTTCGGCATGCCGGTGATGACGCTGCTGTTCCGCAACTACTACGCGTCGATTCCGCAGGAGCTGTTCAAGGCCGCGCGCATCGACGGCGGCAGTTTCTGGCGCATCTTCTTTCAGCTGATGCTGCCGATGTCGACACCGATCATCGTCGTCGCGCTGATCATGCAGGTCACGAACATCTGGAACGACTACATTCTGGGTCTCGTGTTCGCCGGCACGAAGAATCTGCCGATGACGGTGCAACTGAACAACATCATCAACACGACGACCGGTGAGCGGCTCTACAACGTCAATATGGCGGCGACCATTCTGACGTCGATGGTGCCGCTCGCGGTTTATTTCATCTCGGGCCGCTGGTTCGTGCGCGGCATTGCGTCGGGCGCCGTCAAGGGGTAAGGCATGACAGACATGGCTAATACGATCGATGCGGCCGCCGTGCCGGGTGCAAGCGCGGGCGCTGCCTCCGACGCCGCGGCGCTCACGCATCCGGCCAATGTGGCGGTCCGCAATCTGACGATTCGGCTCGGCGCGAACACGGTGATCGAGAACCTCGATCTCGACGTGCTCGCCGGCGAGTTCGTCGTGCTGCTGGGGCCGTCGGGCTGCGGCAAGTCCACGCTGCTGCACAGCATCGCCGGATTGATCGACGTCAGCGACGGCAGCATCGAGATCGCCGGCGAGGACATGACGTGGGCCGATCCGAAAGATCGCCGCATCGCGCTGGTGTTCCAGTCGTACGCGCTCTATCCGACCATGAGCGTCGAGCGCAACCTGTCGTTCGCGCTGCGCATCAACGGCACGCCGAAGGCGGAAATCGCAAGGCGTGTCGCACGCGCGTCGGAGATGCTGCAACTGGGGCCGCTGCTCAAGCGCAAGCCGTCGCAGCTGTCGGGCGGACAGCGGCAGCGCGTCGCGATCGGCCGCGCGATCGTGCGCGAAGCCGATGTGTTCCTGTTCGACGAACCGCTGTCGAACCTCGACGCGAAGCTGCGCACCGAGCTGCGCCGTGAGCTGAAGCAACTGCACCACAGCCTCGGCGCGACGATGATCTATGTGACGCACGACCAGGTCGAGGCGATGACGCTCGCGACACGGATGGCCGTGATGCGCGGCGGCGTGATCCAGCAGTTCGGCACGCCGGCCGAGGTCTATGCGCGGCCGAACAACCTGTTCGTCGCGACCTTCCTCGGCTCGCCGGCGATGAATCTGCTGAAGGGCATGCTCGAAACGCGCGACGGCGTGCTCCACTTCTGCTCCGGGAATGCGCAGATCGACGTGTCGACATACGAATTCACGCAGGCACCCGCGCACGGTGTGCCGTGCGTACTCGGTGTGCGCGCCGAAGACGTGCATATCACGGCAGGCGGCAGCGAGCGCGGAAAAGTTTCGCTGATGGAGCCGATGGGCAACCACCGCGTGATCTGGCTCGACTATCATGGCGAACAGATCGCGTCGATCGATCAAACAAAAGCGCCGATTGCGGAGGATGACGCCGTGGCGTTCTCGTTCGACGCCGCGCATGTCTCGCTATTCGACGAAGCGAGCGGCGCGCGCTTATAACGCCGCGCCGCGTCACGCGCGAAGCGGCTCGTCGAGACAGGTTTGATGGAGAACCGCGTGGCAACACTCAAGGACGTCGCGCAACTGGCCGGCGTCGGCATGTCGACCGCCTCACGAGCGATTTCCGGCAAGGGACCGATTTCCGCCGATGCCGCGGCGCGCGTGAAGGCGGCGATCGAGGCGCTGAACTTCCGCCCGTCGTCGATCGGCCGGGCAATGGCGACGCAGCAGCTAGGCATCATAGGCATCTTCGTGCCGACCTTCTTTGGTCCGTACTACGGCACGATCCTGAAGCAGACCGACACCGAGTTGCGCGCGGTCGGCCGGCATGTCGTGGTCGCGACCGGTTGCGGCGAGGTGTCGCCGCGCGAGCAGGCAATCGAGGCAGTGCGCTTTCTGATCGGCCGCGATTGCGATGGCGTGGTCGTGATCAGCCACGATCTGCACGACGAAGACCTGATCATGCTGCATGGCATGCATCCGAAGATGGTGTTCCTGAATCGCGCGTTCGAGCAGTTGCCGGAAGCGTCGTTCAGCGCGGATCATCGGCGCGGCGGCGAACTCGCGGCGCGCACGCTGCTCGATCACGGGCATCGCGACATCGCGGTGATTTCCGGGCCCGCTACCGCGTCGGACAACGTGATGCGGATCGACGGCTTTTTCGCCGAACTCGCGCGAGCAGGCATTGCGCGCGACGACGTCCTGCTGATCGAATCCGACTTCTCGCCCGAAGGCGGCTACGCGGCCGCGCAGAAGCTGCTCGAGACGCAGCGGCGCGTGACCGGCCTGTTCTGCGCGAACGACACGATGGCTGTGGCCGTGCTCGCGCGTTTTCACCAGGCGGGCATTTCGGTGCCGAACGACATTTCCGTGATCAGCTACGACGACGACTACTCGGCCGCGTACGCGGCGCCCGGGCTCACGTCGGTGCATATTCCGACCGGAGACCTGACGCAAAACGCGGTGCGCTGGCTGATCAACCAGTGTTACGGCACCACGTGGGAGATCTTCCGCGAGTTTCCGGTCAGCGTGACGATGCGCGAATCGGTCGGGCCAGCGCCGATGCAGAAGAAAATTACGCGTGGCGCAACCCGGTAGAAGGATTTGCCTAATCGTGGCGGTGTGATGTGTGGCGCGCGGACGCGCGCCGTCCCGGCTGTCTTATGCCGGCGCCGTTTCAAACTTGCGAACTAAACGGGGACGCGGCTACCAGCTATACGCGGCGAGGCTTTTCTCGTAGTCCAACGGATTTTTCTTCGAGTTTTTTGACGCGAGCCGTCGCGCGCTTATTCGCGTTTTCACTTACGGATGTGACGGTCTTTTAAAGGTCGTCGTAATTCTTCGCAAGACTGCTTTGCGGTTTTCCCTCATTAAACTTGCGTCAGATTTCTTTAAACTCCGCTGTAACAAGTTGTTACGGGGTGAGTGTGATGCTGGCCATCTTTCTGATCGCCTGTCCGATCGGCATCGCTGCGCTGTTTAGCTTTGCGCGCCATGTGGATCCGCAGACCGGACGTTTCAAACGGTAGATTTTTTTCGCGCGTTTTTTTCCGCGGCCGTGCCGTGGAAATTTTCGCATTGCGATTCGCATTCGTTGGTTCGTCGTCAATTTGAAAGGGGCAACCGTTTGCATCCTTTCGATTTGCTTTCTCGTTTTCGTTTTCGTCAATAGCCCGTTTTACCTTTCAGCAAGTCTTGCCTTGGCGTGCGGGTTCGCGGCACGATGCGCGATTACCTTCGATTTGGGTCGGCATCGCATATGCGAGATTCTCTGCAGAAAATGGCGGCACGTGCGAGCGTGCTGAAGGGCGTTCTTCCTTTGAGCCGGATCGCGGCGGCGCGTGATGCGCTGGCCGGTGTGCAGCTTGCGTCGATGGATATACCGCAGGTGCTCGGCTATGCGCGCATTGCCGGCATGCCGGCCGTCACCGGGCTTTATACGGTATTCCTGCCGCTCGTCGCGTTCGCGTTTTTCGGCGCGTCGCGGCATCTGGTCGTCGCTGCCGATTCGGCCACGGCGACGATCTTCGCGAGCCGTCTCGAGACGATGGCAGCCGCGTCGAGCGCCGAATACGCGGCGCTCGCGGCGATGGTCGCGCTGCTGACGGCCGGGTTGTTGCTCGTCGCGCGCATCTTCAAGCTCGGTTTTCTCGCCGACTTCCTGTCGCGCACCGTGCTGGTCGGCTTTCTCGCCGGCGTCGGCGTGCAGGTCGGCATCGCGATGCTCGCAGACATGCTCGG encodes the following:
- a CDS encoding helix-turn-helix domain-containing protein; its protein translation is MKAAFEHVDFGRDCSVRVYHRRLPRIPFEWHHHPEYELTLTMNSQGKRYIGDSVATYGADDLVLVPPNLPHTWASNRSIDAAHPQVAIVVWFDGAWLRRLADVCPEYNSLCDLLRRAACGLAFEEGAGTRMREHLDRLLSDKPRERLQAALDVLDLLSTLPATPLASPSAFAARTGAATGHESDQLNRALALIETQFAHPLRLSALAKASGLSERSLTRHFTQHLGESVGRYVTRVRIGHACRMLTDTQAPISVIATRSGFANVANFNRQFKAAKAMTPVEFRHQFAGARRAGQPMSPQLTERSPSLQRRKNVRPPCRTKV
- a CDS encoding DUF1479 domain-containing protein, which gives rise to MALQIDDLPAASRQAKRELRAMLPNYREVFADVAAAMTKEAERIATLRERGEPVIPEIQFADIVANRVTDEQIALVKARGACVIRRVFDRSLVEQWDQDIAEYVERNDLDAKLLNRAEDKYFGQLASSKPQIYGVYWSKPQVLARQSSALTQARVFLNRLWRTESEGRVHFDPNHVPVYADRLRRRPPGSESLGLSAHCDGGSVERWIEPNFRNVYRHVFSGHWRDYDPFDAAWRTEVEEIASPAVCSMFRTFQGWTALTPQGPGDGTLQLVPMANSMVYILLRALQDDVAEDDLCGAMPGRALSIKSEYHAPLFHALSSIPLMQAGDTVFWHSDVIHAVEDEHRGNGYSNVMYIASLPACAKNDAYLKRQLPSFLEGRSAPDFPADNFEVDFVGRATADDLTELGRAQMGFDS
- a CDS encoding ester cyclase, whose protein sequence is MSEFNLSKLYRGYIACLNTQDWSKLRDFVGEEVKYNGQRIGLPGYREMLERDFREIPDLHFEIQMLVCEPPHIASRLHFDCTPIGMFLGLPVQGKRVEFCENVFYEFGDGKIQQVWSVIDKAAIESQL
- a CDS encoding GH1 family beta-glucosidase, coding for MVNNASAVVDAEQPSAHGDPHSDPFTPPADSSLWRQDFLLGAATASYQIEGAVNEDGRLPSIWDTFSATPGKVLAGDTGAVACDHYHRWEQDVDLLAGLGLEAYRLSTAWPRVMDENGAPNHKGLDFYKRLLGRLKEKNITTFVTLYHWDLPQHLEDRGGWLNRETAYRFVDYADLMSRELHGFVDAWATLNEPWCSAYLGYGNGHHAPGLSNLRFAAQAMHHLLLAHGLAIPVLRANDPRSHKGIVANVGRGTPNSDSAADRRAAELFEVQHNAWILDPLFKGEYPQDLVELWPGSEPLVLEGDLQTINTPLDFLGINYYFRTNVASDGGHGFKDVPLADVERTQMGWEVYPEGLRDLLTGFKDTYANLPPIYITENGMASDDKVIDGRVEDTQRISFLKRHLAAVDQAIKAGVDVRGYFLWSLMDNFEWAFGYERRFGIVHVDYQTQKRTIKRSAELVSKFLEDRKAQAQ
- a CDS encoding ABC transporter substrate-binding protein is translated as MNSNRMVLRGVVAALALYGVVAHAEPLKANVIHWWTSGGESAAIRQFAVAYDKAGGQWVDNAVAGGDQARATAINRIVGGDPPTAAQFNTSKQFHDLIDQGLLNNVDDVAAKENWNGIFPQSILDSIRVKGHFYAAPVDIHMPAWFFYSKPVFQKAGIASEPKSYDEFIADLGKLKSAGVIPLAFGGQPWQEKITFDAVLADVGGPDLYLKVYRDHDQNAVNSEAFKKVLVSFKKLHDFVDPGSPGRNWNDATALVTSGKAGIQIMGDWAKGEFVAANQTAGKDFGCFPGFGPRSPYLVAGDVFVFPKTDSASAIKAQNLLATVMTSPTAQVAFSAKKGSIPIRGDVDESSLDICAKEGIAIMKDKSRQLPNPEMLLSPDTQGALTDVVTNFWNKNESVDDAQKAFASALKG
- a CDS encoding carbohydrate ABC transporter permease, translated to MHALKLPAEGSNPPGKSQPRPRNKPLNRRFSIAVWLALLPMLLTVVFTYLGTMVWTARVSFSNSHTFPSNDFAGLTQYVRLFHNDRWLMSLQNIVIYGACFIVACMVIGLLLAIFIDQRVVAEGALRTVFLYPYAMSFVATGLVWQWILNPSLGAQQVLRNLGFPHARFDWIVDQDWVIYTIVIATVWQASGLVMALLLAGLRGIDEELWKAARIDGIPRWRVYASIVVPMLGPSISTAFVLLFVMVVKLYDAVVAMTQGGPGTASEVPAKFIMDYLFGRANIGLASAASIVLLATVLAVLAPFFYARSRAALRGERG
- a CDS encoding carbohydrate ABC transporter permease — encoded protein: MNTLDSTLKGGLPQRARTRPRRSVFSPARLGIYAFLLTAAVFFLLPLYVMLVTSVKPMSEIRLGNLLGFPMHFTLDAWVAAWQSACTGLDCNGIRVGFWNSVRIVAPSTVLSIMVGAVNGYALSFWRPRGAGLLFGVLLVGAFIPVQVMIYPLVRVLASVHLFSSLPGIVLIHTMFGMPVMTLLFRNYYASIPQELFKAARIDGGSFWRIFFQLMLPMSTPIIVVALIMQVTNIWNDYILGLVFAGTKNLPMTVQLNNIINTTTGERLYNVNMAATILTSMVPLAVYFISGRWFVRGIASGAVKG
- a CDS encoding ABC transporter ATP-binding protein; amino-acid sequence: MTDMANTIDAAAVPGASAGAASDAAALTHPANVAVRNLTIRLGANTVIENLDLDVLAGEFVVLLGPSGCGKSTLLHSIAGLIDVSDGSIEIAGEDMTWADPKDRRIALVFQSYALYPTMSVERNLSFALRINGTPKAEIARRVARASEMLQLGPLLKRKPSQLSGGQRQRVAIGRAIVREADVFLFDEPLSNLDAKLRTELRRELKQLHHSLGATMIYVTHDQVEAMTLATRMAVMRGGVIQQFGTPAEVYARPNNLFVATFLGSPAMNLLKGMLETRDGVLHFCSGNAQIDVSTYEFTQAPAHGVPCVLGVRAEDVHITAGGSERGKVSLMEPMGNHRVIWLDYHGEQIASIDQTKAPIAEDDAVAFSFDAAHVSLFDEASGARL
- a CDS encoding LacI family DNA-binding transcriptional regulator, with the translated sequence MENRVATLKDVAQLAGVGMSTASRAISGKGPISADAAARVKAAIEALNFRPSSIGRAMATQQLGIIGIFVPTFFGPYYGTILKQTDTELRAVGRHVVVATGCGEVSPREQAIEAVRFLIGRDCDGVVVISHDLHDEDLIMLHGMHPKMVFLNRAFEQLPEASFSADHRRGGELAARTLLDHGHRDIAVISGPATASDNVMRIDGFFAELARAGIARDDVLLIESDFSPEGGYAAAQKLLETQRRVTGLFCANDTMAVAVLARFHQAGISVPNDISVISYDDDYSAAYAAPGLTSVHIPTGDLTQNAVRWLINQCYGTTWEIFREFPVSVTMRESVGPAPMQKKITRGATR